Proteins found in one Phycodurus eques isolate BA_2022a chromosome 18, UOR_Pequ_1.1, whole genome shotgun sequence genomic segment:
- the si:dkey-174m14.3 gene encoding brain-enriched guanylate kinase-associated protein isoform X2 has translation MKLCLSASSLLEQKEDLRKRLSFTTHKLELLQSEFDATRQYLETELRRAQEELDKFTDKLRRIQSSYSALQRINQDLEEKIHRDSQHHEDEKRALSREIIVLNNHLMEAKLTIDKLQEDNDVYRKDCNLAAQLLQCNKSLYRAQLSELPTDFQERLTMQMEESPLCRTYSDSVPASLIGQVLEKPDEACCSSQASRSPSPHTPEHAFILETLAQGERLGLRAAYKSDLYSSDTALYCPDDRHRERRPSMDLHGQRKLLYEPQNSTDSNPEECSVGLRPGFTQEHFAEFPALGVGSSSYSSFSGGGSEEKANGPPSSGASSPHHHTLYMDWRDAGDYERKSDSSWERDSPRGFGNNHPFQQTEMIHQQNSSSPVYSRTMSSCFSEPYEPLPPSSSPSVAYGDSRRGSTLAPEEEELIGRWRQLSAEDLSSHSYRSPGRASPYSFSEQHFSVRPAKIRLGPLYSSFQEGADYYHQQGPGVMQDPVWVAASPECSPVLRQAHSQAHLYEDSQGSEHSLYHSGNSKEQEGNEASGGQSVDYGDQSPNSSTESLNRRSLEMAADLQHFQAEMHNLSAQVSPSLPPPAPPPPPPYHQKFGSLGLSRKDSLTKAQLYGTLLN, from the exons ATGAAGCTGTGCTTGAGCGCAAG CTCATTGCTGGAGCAGAAAGAAGACCTGCGGAAGCGACTTTCCTTCACGACACACAAGCTGGAGCTGCTGCAGAGCGAGTTTGACGCCACGCGTCAGTACCTGGAAACCGAGCTGCGCCGCGCTCAGGAAGAACTGGACAAGTTTACCGATAAACTGCGCAG GATCCAAAGCAGCTACTCGGCACTGCAGAGGATCAACCAAGATCTGGAGGAGAAGATTCACAGAGAT TCGCAACACCATGAAGACGAAAAGCGAGCCCTGAGCAGAGAGATCATCGTCCTCAACAACCACCTGATGGAGGCCAAGCTCACCATCGACAAGCTTCAAGAGGACAAT GACGTCTACAGGAAGGATTGTAACCTTGCTGCTCAGCTTCTCCAGTGCAACAAGTCTCTTTACAGGGCCCAGCTCTCTGag CTCCCTACTGACTTTCAGGAGCGACTGACTATGCAGATGGAAGAATCTCCACTCTGCCGCACGTACTCGGACTCTGTGCCGGCCTCGCTCATCGGGCAGGTGCTCGAGAAGCCTGATGAGGCGTGCTGCAGCAGCCAAGCCTCACGCTCCCCCAGCCCTCACACTCCTGAGCACGCTTTCATTCTGGAGACATTGGCCCAAGGGGAGCGCCTGGGTCTGCGTGCGGCCTACAAGTCCGACCTGTACAGCAGTGACACCGCCCTTTACTGCCCCGACGACCGGCACCGGGAGCGCAGGCCCAGCATGGACCTTCACGGTCAGAGGAAGCTTCTCTATGAACCGCAGAATTCCACTGACAGCAACCCGGAGGAGTGCTCTGTCGGCCTGAGACCTGGTTTCACCCAGGAGCACTTTGCTGAGTTCCCTGCCTTGGGCGTGGGCTCCAGTTCCTACTCCAGCTTCAGCGGAGGGGGCTCAGAAGAAAAAGCCAACGGGCCGCCGAGCAGTGGCGCTTCTTCCCCACATCATCACACCCTCTACATGGACTGGAGGGACGCGGGGGACTACGAGAGGAAGAGCGACTCGTCCTGGGAGAGAGATAGTCCTCGAGGGTTTGGTAACAATCATCCCTTCCAGCAGACGGAGATGATCCACCAGCAGAACAGCAGCTCACCTGTGTACAGTCGCACCATGTCCTCCTGTTTTAGCGAACCCTACGAGCCCCTGCCTCCATCGTCCTCCCCAAGCGTCGCTTACGGGGACAGCCGCCGAGGAAGCACCCTGGCCcccgaggaggaggagctgaTTGGAAGATGGCGGCAGCTGAGCGCAGAGGACTTGAGCTCTCACTCCTACCGCAGTCCCGGCCGGGCTTCGCCATACAGCTTCTCTGAGCAGCACTTCTCCGTCAGGCCAGCTAAGATCCGCCTGGGGCCGCTCTACAGCAGCTTCCAAGAAGGTGCCGACTACTACCACCAGCAGGGACCCGGCGTCATGCAGGATCCGGTTTGGGTGGCTGCAAGTCCAGAGTGCAGCCCGGTGCTCCGCCAGGCTCACAGCCAAGCCCACTTGTACGAGGACAGCCAAGGCTCCGAGCACAGCCTCTACCACTCGGGCAACTCCAAAGAACAAGAGGGTAATGAGGCATCTGGAGGCCAAAGCGTTGATTATGGGGACCAAAGCCCCAACAGCTCCACCGAATCCCTCAACCGCCGGTCCTTGGAGATGGCGGCGGACCTTCAGCACTTCCAGGCGGAGATGCACAACCTGTCCGCCCAGGTGAGCCCGTCTTTGCCGCCACCAGCGCCGCCCCCTCCGCCACCGTACCACCAAAAATTTGGGTCTCTGGGACTTTCCCGGAAAGACAGTCTGACCAAGGCGCAGTTGTATGGAACACTCCTCAACTGA
- the rdh14b gene encoding retinol dehydrogenase 14b, which yields MATAVLIAAVVGGGVLLVMRRLFPRQNAVELLRYPAGLMQGKTVIVTGANCGIGKALVGELLKLQARVIMACRDRQSATEAARDIQGNSGAELGEVVIKQLDLASLTSVRKFCQEIQEEEPKIDVLVNNAGVYQCPYSKTEDGFEMQLGVNHLGHFLLTNLLLDLLKSSVPSRVVVVSSKLYKYGHINFDDLNSESKYNKAFCYSQSKLANLLFTLELAHRLEGSGVTVNALTPGIVRTKLGRHVHIPILAKPLFYLASLLFFKSPLEGAQTPLYLACSPDAEWVSGKCFANCEEEELLAKATDGQAAKRLWDVSRRLVGLED from the exons ATGGCCACTGCGGTCCTCATCGCTGCCGTCGTCGGTGGCGGGGTCCTGCTCGTCATGCGCCGCTTGTTCCCCCGACAGAACGCCGTCGAGCTGCTCCGGTACCCGGCTGGCCTGATGCAAGGAAAGACGGTGATCGTGACCGGAGCTAACTGCGGAATCGGGAAGGCCCTAGTCGGGGAGCTGCTGAAGCTCCAGGCCCGGGTCATCATGGCCTGCCGGGACCGGCAGAGTGCCACCGAGGCGGCCCGGGACATCCAGGGAAATTCGGGAGCAGAGCTCGGGGAGGTGGTCATCAAACAGCTGGACCTGGCGTCGCTCACGTCGGTCCGTAAATTTTGTCAAGAGATTCAAGAG GAAGAGCCCAAGATTGACGTCCTTGTCAACAACGCGGGCGTCTACCAGTGTCCCTACTCCAAGACGGAGGACGGCTTTGAAATGCAGCTCGGCGTCAATCACCTGGGTCACTTCCTACTCACCAACCTGCTGCTCGACCTCCTCAAGAGCTCCGTCCCCAGCCGCGTGGTCGTGGTCTCCTCTAAACTGTACAAGTACGGTCACATCAACTTTGATGACCTGAACAGCGAGAGTAAATACAACAAGGCGTTCTGCTACAGTCAGAGTAAGCTAGCCAACCTGCTGTTCACCCTTGAACTGGCACACCGGCTGGAGGGCTCGGGAGTGACGGTCAATGCGCTCACGCCCGGCATCGTGAGGACCAAGCTGGGCAGGCACGTTCATATCCCCATCCTGGCGAAGCCGCTCTTCTACTTGGCGTCGCTGCTCTTCTTCAAGAGTCCGCTGGAGGGGGCCCAGACCCCTCTCTACCTGGCTTGCTCCCCGGATGCGGAGTGGGTGTCTGGGAAGTGCTTCGCTAACTGCGAAGAAGAGGAGCTGCTAGCGAAGGCTACGGACGGACAGGCGGCCAAGAGGCTGTGGGACGTGAGCAGGAGGTTGGTCGGACTGGAGGACTGA